The genomic interval gcaGTCTGTGCACTGGTGCCAATCCATGAACTTTTGGCTGTCAGTATACCACAAGTTTCtaggaataaaagaaaaagttgtattcaatgggcacaaatatgttgCTAATCCATGGCACATTGGAAACAAAACTGCTTTTCCTCACATCAGATAGATTAAAAAgcagtgctgtaggttatatttagaagaaggcaatggcaaacctcctcttaataaatctttccatgaaaaccccataagttggggttgacttgaaggcacataagaacaacaacaacagtgacaacaagggaaaaacagaatggtctATAACATTTTGCTTCATGTTTTGGAgagatttctgatttttttttcagagtgCTGACACAGACCATTATACTTGCAATGGTAATTCTGTCGAACAAAATTAGCTCCAATTTTGCTGAACAAACGCTTTTTGAATTCTGAAGTAGAAATCTCCAACCACCAAGATTCTAAAACTGTTTCTTTCGTTCCTTGGACTGTTTCAGTTCAGCTtttaatctgcactgaagaattctAATACAGTTGGtacccacagattctgtatccatggattcagccctCCAcagcttgcctaaggtcacccagtggatttccatggttgaataaggatctgaaccctggttgccagagtccaacactcaaaccacaaaacTATGCTGGTTCTGTTCATGGAACACattacttttcaaaaataattttccaagctctcacAGATGGAAGAAGTGGATGGGAAAAAGCATGGCTATCTTGCAAATATgatccagcatggtgcagtggtttgagtgctggactatgactctggagaccagagtttgattcctcacttggccatgaaacccattgtgtgaccttgggcaagtcacatgctctcagcctcagggtaaggcaatggtaaaccacctctgaataactTCTatcaagaaaatgccatgattgTCTTAGGGTATCCAtcagttggaagtgacttgaaggcacacaacaactttggAAACAGTTGAATAGGCAAAAAAGATTTATTGGCTGCTGCTGTGAGTCAAAGAACTCTTCATCTCATGGATAATGTGTATCTAAAGCCCATAGTATTAGATGAAAAGATAGCTCAACCTGCTGTCTCCCAAGGTCAAGAGTGAGAGTTATGTAGCTCTTTAGATTTTGTTGGTCAACAACTTCCAGCATCCCTGAGTTGCCAATGATGAGAaatgctgtgagttgcagtccaacaacatctggagggcaacttGATCCCCAAACCTGGCCTAGGCCATGAGTAGCACATTTCTCATAAATTCCCTCTCTCTACACAGTTAGGGATGTTCTTGGGGTAGTAACCCCAGTGGAAACCAATGCTGTTGATGTAAGAACTGGCACGGCCACTGATATAACGCAAGACTGTGGCTTTGAAAATCGGAGCTGCATTGAAGGTAGTGCCTGTATCACATCCAAAGATCAAGATGCGCCCTTGGTTGGTGAtgataataattttcttttaatccaTAGCTAgcagtatattttaattttgttttccaatttttccCCATTGTTCCAATGGGATATTATGTTGCAAATCTTAAGCCCAGGTAACCATAGATTTTTTAATACAGTCTTCTTTCATTTCCTGGGCtaacaaaaatgtataatttcTAGCAATTTTATGTtgcttctttgaaaaaaataatgtcatcaagttctaatttatttatttcaaatcctcgggtatttttatcttttataaATCTTTCTTTAAATTGTCTGTATGTAAACCAACTTATAGAATAACCCTCTTTTGATAATTCCTCTGGAGTTTTCATACTTATATTTTTGTTGACTTCATCTATTTTCAATAAATATTTGTATGTTACCCAATTATCTGTgatcatttcttgtttttatggAAAGCCTCATTAACGGAGACCTATAAAGGGATTTTACTATAAATCCTTGGTTGATATTTTTGCCAAATTCTACTTAGCGCTTTACGAATAAAGTGGTTTTTGAAGGCTTTATTAGCTTTTAATTTTTCATAAAATAGGTAAGCGTGCCAACCAAAAATAATATCGCATTCTTCTAGTTGAAGCTGACTTCTTTTTTCTAAACTACACCAATCTACTTTCCAATCAAaacaacaagcataataataTATATTGAAATTTGGTAATGCTAAACCCCCACATTTAGTACTATCCTGCATTTCTTTTAGTCTCACTCTGGCTTTTAAAGATTCTTTAAACACTCACCAGTCTCATACTCTCTAAATGtcttgatttgacagggacattacctattaatcctctatcattccggtttttcagctgctttcaaaatgtctccgtttctctctcctcctcccactttccccctttgtcctcaccttGCTTCAGCtaatgcaaactgagttcaaaatgcaaaagtagtgcAACctgttaactcagcaggaaggagaggaaagttgaaggcagaatcttgctcttcccagtaggctcagtcaAAAGTAAACTGCTTGAACCCAGTCCTAGTATGCGTCCTTGGTTTTCattggtgaaatgttggagggtattctATACCAATGGATGGTGAGAGGTCACCAGCTTATACACAATGTATGTAGAAATCATTCCTTGGTCAGAAGCGCAAACTCAAAAAGTGAGGACTAGAATCTTGAGATCACCCCCCTACTTGCTTCATAAAATGCATTGAACTGGAAGAGATGTTCAGAAGATACTCTTCCTCATGGGCTCTTTTCTGTTTGTATGAATGACCCAAGCAACAGAAGGCAATTAATTGTAACTGCTATACCTCTGTCCTTTGGGatcctgtggtttgtaatttCATGAGATATTGagtattgtgaagttgaaggctttcatggctggcatacatagttttttgtgggtttttcgggcgctgtagtcatgttctagaagagtttattcctgatgttttgcctgcatttgtggctggcatcttcaaagaatgaagccacagatgcaggtgaaacatcaggaataaactcttctagaacatggccacatagcccaaaactccCCAAAAGCTCTACTGAGTATTCTTTACTAGATAACTGCAGTGAACTCCTCTGAACTACAAGACTAGAGCTGTCTAGTTGACAGTTCCAagtgccccatcaaactacaaatcccacagattccacaggatgtagccatgacagttaaagtagtactGAAGTACTACAACTGCATGCTGAATATACCCAGGGCCTCTTTGCATCGCTCTAGGTTGTTTTCATTccttctgttttgcttctttcttaCTGTTGTTCACATCTTGGATAAATCAAGTTCTTCTTTGGAAGACTCCACATTAACTAAGCCTTCCAgatctccaaaacaaaacaaaacaccctccCTGAAAATGTGGTCAGTCTGGATATCTGAGGTTATGCAGAACTTCTAACAAGTTCTGTGGTAATAACGGTCGGTGAAAGGAGGCAAATACTTGAGACCTTCTAAGAGAATTAAAGCAACTGTCTGTGGTAAAGGTAATTGGAGTAGAGTTAAGTAGCCTGAAAACCCATTTCCCAGCAGTTGCCTATGTATTTTGGTTCACCCTCACTCAAAAGAGAGCATATGCTGGAAAAtatctcccaccccaccccattgtCTCAATATAGCAGGGAAAGTTcctattaatcctctgccataTCACAtatttagctgcttttaaaatgttccagtttgtgacttctcctcccactttcccctgcCATTTTCTGTTTACTTCATTTGCtggaaactgatttcaaagtataaaagcagtttgcattcagCTAATTTATAAAGGAGAGCAGAGGAGGTGAAAGAGTCTTGACCTTCCTTCCAGACTCAGGCAAAGGTAAACTGCTTGCAacttctcttagcttgtgtgttctttctcatgcATAATGTTTGCAGtcttgaccacattttgatgttgtttggccatgaGTCATGCTTTTAGTCTCTGATATGCTGGGGCGTATGTACAAATTTATTTTGGCCAAAGTATTTAACTTCAAGCAATCTTGGGTCATATGATGCTATATACAGAACaatgggagagagaaaagatatacagtcagccctccgtatctactgattctgcatccatggattcaaccatcaatggcttgaaaatattccaaatttctCCACCAgcaccccaaagcaaaccttgattttgccattttatataagggccaccattttcctatgccattgtatataatgggacttgggcatccacagattttagtatccactgggatcctggaaccaaacctcagtatataccaagagctcactgtatgTATCTGTACCCTGAAAAAGAGTTGTCAGTGGCTTCCCTTGAAGTCTTCATCCCCTAGAAATCTCTCAGGAAAGAGCAGGCAAAGCGAGAGCCTGGGATGCTGAGTTTAGAAATGAATTCATTAATGTTGACAGTTAAAAATGGGGAAACTAATTTGTTTGTGTACATATTGGGAAGAGGTGGGATTTTATATGATTgtgttattattaattaatggATGGCTTGTTTTATTGTCACTGTTGTCCTGCAGTGGCACATTTTGTTACTGGATTATGAGATTTTGGACTTTTGTAAAAATGTTGTGTTTATTAGATAAATTAAGAGACAGTATGGCTAGGTCTGCAGTGAACAGTAAATGTAATATCGTAAGTGATTTGCCTAAAGGGTGTTGTAGTGAATGTTGGGAGTGACTACTAGTTGGCTGAGTATTTCAAGAGATGTTAACCAGGCTAGCAGGATGCCAGTTAGAAAGAGAATGCGCAAACAATGTGAGTGTCATAGTTAGGAATAAAATGTAAAAGGATTTCTGAATACTCTGAAGGATTTTCGCACTGGTAGGGCTGGAGATTATTGTTTTCACTGTGGAATGGATAAATGAAAAGAGTTACTGATACAGTTGCTCCTAAGCACCAAATCGAGTGTTCTGGAGCCCATGATCACCTTGGTTTAGATCTGAGGGGAATGAGACAGACTGGACTATGACTACAGTGCAGGTGCTGGAGTAAATGAGATCAGGAATCAACAAAAACTCTCCATGGTACTTACAATGCAGCAGTGatgcatgccaaaaaaaaaataaatcctattacaCACCTTGAATTGCATTCTAAGCCTCCCACCCAGTAGGACTTTTCCAAGTGGTGAGGGGTCTTTTGTGTATGGGCCCAGATTGCTCAGGTATGCAACCTACGGCTACCTGCTGTGAAAGATTTGCTTGGCAGTTTGAGGGAAAAGCTGCTTGCATTCACTCAGAACTTGACAGCCCACTTGTTACAGAGCTTAGGGAGTTGTCCAGTACACCATCTGATCAGTTTTTGTGGGATCAGATTCAGTTATTGAGACCATATGGACAAGATGCTTGAGGAAGTTTGGCTTAATGCATGCAAGCTTGACCCTTATCCTTCTTGGCTGATAAAATCTAGCAGGAGTGGATTGATTGGGATgatatttaaagccctaaatggcttgggaccacaATACATGAGGAAGCCCCTCTCCCTATCCCTAGATCCTGCTCAAGGATTTAGATTCACTCCAAGGGGACTTTCTCTAGTGAGGTTAATACACTGTGTTGACACATTAGgcagggccttctcagctgtggcaccccaactGTGGAATGCTGTCCCTCTGTAGGTCTGATTGGCACTAATACCCATGCCATTTGGGTGCCAAGTTGAAACCAGGCTGTTCACAAATGCCTCTGAGTGATAGTGATTCAACTCAAAGACAgttatatatagttttaaaacttttaatttttaaaaatttgttttaaattcattatattgtttaatatgtttctaGCTTATGTATCCTTTCTTACAATTTTTAACTTGTAAAAATGTGCTTTTTTGTAAGTGGCTTTGAGATTTCCTGAtatagggtggggtataaataaataaataaataagttcttgataacactctgatgttgctcggcCACATGTATctcagctttcatctgtgaaatgttgccaGACATGCTCCAAACCTACTTTGAGTAGACACACACCCTCCATACAAGACcatgagaggctgcagtagtttgcttttggctgagccttctgacctactgggaaggacaagataccttcccctcctctcctctccccaatcCCTGATCTGTTGAGTTGACTGAACAgaaactacttttgctctttaGACTCAGTGATGTTTCCTGCAGAGTGAACAGTTGGTAAAGAAATGCCTAACAGCTTGTTTCAAATATGCTTTTATTGGGTTGATACTGCTTTCCAGCAGTGCCCTTGCTCAGCACATGAAGAGGCAGTTCTGAAGAAACAGAACAGGATTTGGTACAGATTTTGTTCTGTTTAGTTGACTGAGAAAAGTAGGATAGAAACGATGTTGGAAAAAGTGGTGGTATTTGGATGGATCGATGAATGGATGGATAAATGGAAAGGTAGGTGTGGGAGGACTGTATTGTTTGGTGTATGGATGGGTGGAATGATGGAAGAAGGTTGCCTGATAAAAGAAGACACATTGGAAATGACTGGCTAGGCAATTAGGTTATCTTAATGATAACCTAGTCACTGAGGTGGCTGATTAGGGTAGACACCTTGGTGCCCTCCATACATTTGCTCCAAAACTTCCACAATCCCCCACCATTGCTTATGTGAGGACTGATTGGAATTGCAGCCAACTTTTTGGAGTGTCACaatttgcctacccctgatctagctcACGAGTGGTACATAGCAAAAATCTCAAAGCATTGCATGCAAAAATAGCACCTCTCTTTCAATGCTACGAACAGCTGGTGTTTCATGATTTCTGCTCCACTCCATTCCTTATACATCTTTTAGATTTCCTGGGGTTTTTACTCCAGTGGAAACTCATGGCATTTATGTAAGAACTGGACCAGCCACTGATATAACGTAAGACTATGCCTCTATAAATTGGAACTGCATTAAAGGTATAGCCACGATAGCCATCATAATGATAGCCGTTGTACGCTCCAAAGGTGAAGCTGCGCCCTTGATTCGTGATGAACACAAGATTTGGATATAGCTGTCGTATCTTCCAGTGACTTGGGTGATGGCTTCATCTTCAAACAAGATGATTTCCTCCATCTCACCATCATTGCCACCCACATAGTCGCTCCACTGGCGACAGTAGCGGAACTGGAGACTGGAAGAAGGAAATGGGGTCAGAGTTAGATTAGTCCACCTGCAAAAAATACCTATAGAAAAGCAGGAAAGGTaggcaaacaaaaaaaatatcatGATATTTTCTAGCCTTCTTGTACCTGCTTTAAGAGACTATGACACAGCTGGTGGCTTCATTAATGTAATGTGAATCTGCACTCAATATTATTGCCGCTACCATACAGTTGCTCTAGGCTTGGGGAGCTATCCAGGTGCTGCTGAACCTATGTTGGGAATTGTGTTCAGCACCAGAATTGCTCCCATGAAAACCAGAGCAACTGCAGTGCAGAGGAATTGTCCTAACACTAAGAATGGACACATTCTGACAGGGGAACAATGCTGGTGGGCTGCACATCCACATCACAGTAAGCAATCATATCTGCATGGATTGTACTAATTGGGAGAAGAACCAAGAACAGCATATTGTGACTTGAGTTCTGGGGAAATGTGATATCCATGAAGAGGAGGAAATTGATGGCAGAAGAAGTGAACtactgaaaaggaaggaaggaaggaaggaatatctgctgtaaagcacacatacacacaccagagAGCATTCTGGGAAAACAAGGCACAAAATCTATGCcacccacacaccccaaaacAATGCAGGGATGGTAGGTGACACAACTGCAGAATTATCCCCTACCTAGATACTCCCTTTTGAGCAAAGAGGAGCTGCAGAGTAAAGTGAAGTAAAAGGAAAACCTCTACCCTCTTAGGATGGAGGCTGCATGGTGAATGATCACCTTTAAATGCATACTtaacaatgacttgaaggcacacaacaccaaacaCTAAAATGAACTGAGGAATTGTATGCATTGTTGGCTATAGctgctgagtgtgtgtgtttgggggggggagtcataTGTGGCCCTTGACTATCCTAGAATACCCCACTTGAATCCCTGAAatcatttcagaagaaaaaaatggctcCAAATGGGTTTTCCTTTAGGTTGACAATTGACTCCAGGATAcccagatgtttgtttgtttgttgctgtgtgctttcaagtaatttctgacttatggcgaccataagccattttcatggggttatcttgtcaagatttgttcagaagtggtttgccattgccttcctctgagctggagagcatatgacttgctcaaggtgacccagtgggtttcatggttgagcagggaatcaaactctgtcctccagagttgtaatccaatgctcagaccactacaccatgctggctctctctgggTACTTCTAGGCACCTGAAATGACATCCCTAGCTGCCATCAAGTGTGGCACTGTGGTGCAACTATAGAATGCCATGAGTTGCACGAGTCCAGCAAGGCGGCATGATTCCAACTTTTGGCTTTGAGTCTTTCAAATACTAAAGCATGCCCCTTGGATCCCTGGAGTATGCCCAGCTCTAACCTACAGGCAATATGAAATAATTGGCTAACTAGATCTAAGCCTGTTTTGAAGTCTGCCATCTTCTTGGATTGTGTCATGGGAGCAGCACTGCTCATGTTGGATCCTGGGTTAGCATTGCTGGTGCTTGGATTGCCCATCAGTTGATGTAGACAGAATAAACTCCTTTCTGAATGAGATGCTGTGTCATCACCCACCATCATTGTGTGGGGAAAGGGCAATCCTCATTGCCTGTCTGACACATCAGTTCTGCTGTTTTGAAACCTGTTAGGTGTCCAACCCATGTTATAACTACTGTGGCCTGGATCCCATTGCTACACTAGACCTATTGATTccatgggatttacctacatgttgactcaaaCCCTAAACAGTTGAATGACTGAGCATACTCTGCTTGCAAATACTAATAGGATTCTGGCATAGTTAATGGTGATGGGTGCTAGGAACTGCAGTCCTACATTATTAGTTTTAGACTTTAATAGCTTTTACAACTtttgtattatgttgttgttgcatcccttcaagtcatttggatTCCCCAGTAATTTCCAAGGCcaatgagaatttgaaccctggtccccaaagtcataatccaatgctcaaaccaccacaccatgtttgttttgttttatatattgttttaattatattttgtgtttaaattttactgttgTGTTGCCTTGGAGCCTTTATTGggagaggggcaggatataaattaattaaataaaaattaattttaaaaaactgtaacaGAATCAGCTTTTACCACCATTAAAAGTCAAGTTGCATAATCTTCCAGTTGCCTCTGTCTTCTGCTCACTAACTATCCAGAGTGTGGACGATATCATACCTTTCTCTGGGGCTAGGCAAGATGTTTATGTTAACGtttgatcattttaaaatatgttttattcttttaatagctatctgttttaataccataattatttaattcctttttaatgtactttttaaaagaatgtttttaattgtactgtttttaatgttgtgagccagtctgagtcccagtcctgggaaaagagcgggatacaaataaatataataaatataataaataaataaataatgacactTATGTTCCTATATGTTCAGGAATGCCTCCCCCGCAGATCCCCACTTTCACACACTTACCCCGCAATGTAATATTGATTCATCTGGATCCTAATGGCAGTGATAGGTCCCTCTTGTTGGTTTCCAGCTTGCAAAAAGCAGTTTCCACCACTCCCACCAAACTCCCCAGAATAGGAAGAGTCTGAGAGTGGCAGAATGGATGCTGAAACAAGACAGAAAAGAGCTGAACTGAGGTACACAACAACCTTTTCTTGTACCCCCCAGAATGACAGCCTATGATCCACGTTGTTGGGGTTTTACCAATTCAACCCTGAATTTTCAGCAGGTAGTTGAGATATCAATGCAATAACAAATTATCACCATGTACCTGAACTTATGGTGCTTCCAACAAAGAATAAAGTGAGAAGTGTGAAGCCAGACATCCTAGAAAAGAGTTTTACAAGAACAAAAGGTTAGAAAGATTATTGTCTGACTTGGAGAATTGTTCTATGGATACCAAGAGTGAGAGATATGAGTGTTGAATTTAGGAATATCAATGAGAGTTAGTTAGGGTCAGTCGGTGTTAGATGTGTTAAATAAgtaatctttggcctgttacagactgccaaaataaagctgcttcaggtctctttggaggtatgctatttaaatgatgcatgcatcctaagaatccggaagctgcaccaaagc from Sceloporus undulatus isolate JIND9_A2432 ecotype Alabama chromosome 6, SceUnd_v1.1, whole genome shotgun sequence carries:
- the LOC121933802 gene encoding LOW QUALITY PROTEIN: zymogen granule membrane protein 16-like (The sequence of the model RefSeq protein was modified relative to this genomic sequence to represent the inferred CDS: inserted 1 base in 1 codon); amino-acid sequence: MSGFTLLTLFFVGSTISSASILPLSDSSYSGEFGGSGGNCFLQAGNQQEGPITAIRIQMNQYYIAGLQFRYCRQWSDYVGGNDGEMEEIILFEDEAITQVTGRYDSYIXNLVFITNQGRSFTFGAYNGYHYDGYRGYTFNAVPIYRGIVLRYISGWSSSYINAMSFHWSKNPRKSKRCIRNGVEQKS